One segment of Sesamum indicum cultivar Zhongzhi No. 13 linkage group LG4, S_indicum_v1.0, whole genome shotgun sequence DNA contains the following:
- the LOC105159796 gene encoding uncharacterized protein LOC105159796, which produces MKGKGAKLLKQIICMVSSLTRAKCMVLRTKTDAMKARLMVTALTVLSKKKKLSVGAISGKINNAIDGIFNHRRSSSSKDIGEEDADDDQVSKAIVLYSNKVAMEHESAGLVSDEATGCSSGLEQWSRYDEENEDDKYPDLRHSLFDEEEKELEDLLDDTNSSVIDLVKNSKENGEGFNLEDEIDEVADLFINKFHKRIRLQKLLSFKRYQQMLERST; this is translated from the coding sequence ATGAAGGGAAAAGGTGCAAAACTCTTGAAGCAGATAATATGCATGGTAAGCAGCTTAACTAGAGCCAAATGCATGGTGTTAAGGACGAAAACCGATGCCATGAAAGCACGGCTTATGGTCACGGCACTGACCGTCCTgtccaagaaaaagaagttgtCGGTCGGCGCCATCTCTGGAAAGATCAACAACGCGATAGACGGGATATTCAACCATCGTAGAAGTAGTAGTAGTAAAGATATTGGGGAGGAGGATGCCGATGATGATCAAGTCAGTAAGGCCATTGTTCTGTACAGCAACAAGGTGGCGATGGAGCATGAAAGCGCTGGTTTGGTTAGCGATGAGGCGACCGGCTGCAGCTCCGGCCTCGAGCAGTGGAGTCGGTATGATGAGGAGAACGAAGACGATAAGTATCCGGATCTGCGGCATTCGCTGTTTGATGAGGAGGAGAAGGAGCTGGAGGATTTGCTGGACGACACGAACTCGTCGGTGATAGATCTTGTGAAGAATTCGAAGGAAAATGGAGAGGGTTTCAATCTTGAAGACGAGATTGACGAGGTGGCTGACttgtttataaataagttCCACAAGCGGATACGCCTCCAGAAGCTGCTTTCCTTCAAAAGGTATCAGCAGATGCTGGAGAGAAGTACCTGA